The Thalassophryne amazonica chromosome 13, fThaAma1.1, whole genome shotgun sequence genome window below encodes:
- the capn1a gene encoding calpain 1, (mu/I) large subunit a — MYSGGGISASIYANRLRAEGMGSKEQAVLFANQDYEALKQQCLEDGCLFEDTYFPAEPPSLGFKELAPHSAKTRDVEWMRPTELTNDPQFIVGGATRTDICQGALGDCWLLAAIASLTLNERLLHRVVPHGQSFQDDYAGIFHFQFWQFGEWVDVVIDDRLPVKDRELMFVHSAEGNEFWSALLEKAYAKLNGSYEALSGGSTTEGFEDFTGGVSEMYELCKAPRDLYKIIGKALERGSLLGCSIDITSAFDMEAVTFKKLVKGHAYSVTGLKQVDFRGSVERLIRVRNPWGQVEWTGAWSDNSPEWDEVDPSEREDLHLKMEDGEFWMSFSEFTRQFSRLEICNLTPDALSEDSLSYWNTIKFYGTWRRGSTAGGCRNHANTFWINPQYKINLLEEDDDPDDDEVGCSFLVALMQKDRRRYRRQGQDMHTIGFALYEIPEEYRGCQNVHLKKKFFLSHSSCARSETFINLREVSTRLRLPPGEYLIVPSTFEPGREADFVLRVFTEKQSDTQELDDEISAELGDEDEITEDDIDDSFKSMFAQLAGEDMEISIRELRTILNRVVCRHKDLKTDGFSMESCRTMVNLMDKDGSARLGLVEFQILWNKIRKWLVIFRQFDLDKSGAMSSYEMRLAVEAAGFKLNNRLNQILVARYADNEIIDFDNFICCLVKLESMFRAFQQLDKEGSGLAEITLTEWLYLTMCG; from the exons ATGTATTCAGGAGGAGGCATCTCTGCAAGCATATACGCCAACAGGCTGCGGGCTGAAGGCATGGGCTCCAAGGAGCAGGCTGTTCTGTTTGCTAACCAGGACTACGAGGCCCTGAAGCAACAATGTCTGGAGGACGGCTGCTTGTTTGAAGACACCTATTTCCCTGCTGAGCCTCCATCCCTGGGTTTCAAGGAGCTTGCCCCACACTCCGCTAAAACCAGAGATGTGGAATGGATGAGGCCCACG GAACTGACAAATGACCCTCAGTTCATTGTGGGTGGAGCTACCAGAACAGACATCTGTCAGGGAGCTTTGG GTGACTGCTGGCTCTTAGCCGCCATCGCCTCGCTCACTCTAAATGAGAGACTTCTTCATCGGGTTGTTCCACACGGACAGTCCTTCCAAGATGATTATGCTGGAATCTTCCACTTTCAG TTCTGGCAGTTTGGCGAATGGGTAGATGTTGTGATAGATGACAGATTGCCGGTCAAAGACAGGGAGCTTATGTTTGTCCATTCTGCTGAGGGCAATGAATTCTGGAGTGCACTCCTCGAGAAAGCTTACGCTAA GCTGAATGGTTCGTATGAAGCTCTGTCTGGAGGCAGCACCACTGAAGGCTTTGAGGATTTCACCGGCGGTGTGTCTGAAATGTACGAGCTCTGCAAAGCTCCCAGAGATCTGTACAAAATAATTGGCAAGGCTTTGGAGAGAGGCTCACTGCTGGGTTGCTCTATTGAC ATCACAAGTGCCTTCGACATGGAGGCTGTTACATTCAAGAAGCTTGTGAAAGGTCACGCTTACTCCGTCACAGGACTGAAACAG GTTGATTTTCGAGGCAGCGTGGAACGGCTGATCCGAGTACGAAACCCATGGGGCCAGGTAGAGTGGACTGGTGCGTGGAGTGACAA TTCTCCTGAATGGGATGAAGTTGATCCCTCTGAGCGAGAAGACTTGCATCTTAAAATGGAAGATGGAGAGTTTTG GATGTCCTTCAGTGAGTTCACAAGACAGTTTTCCAGGCTAGAAATCTGTAATTTGACCCCAGATGCTCTGAGCGAGGACAGTCTCAGCTACTGGAACACCATCAAGTTTTACGGAACGTGGAGGAGAGGCAGCACCGCTGGAGGCTGCAGGAATCATGCCA ATACGTTTTGGATAAACCCTCAGTACAAGATCAATCTGTTGGAGGAGGATGATGACCCAGATGATGATGAAGTTGGGTGCAGTTTCTTGGTGGCTCTAATGCAAAAGGACCGGCGCAGATATCGACGCCAAGGCCAGGACATGCACACCATTGGCTTTGCTCTCTACGAG ATTCCAGAAGAG TACAGAGGTTGCCAGAACGTCCATTtgaagaaaaaattttttttgagccACTCATCATGTGCTCGATCAGAGACCTTCATTAATTTGCGAGAGGTGAGCACACGGCTTCGTCTGCCACCTGGAGAGTACCTTATTGTCCCCTCCACCTTTGAGCCAGGTAGAGAAGCCGACTTTGTCCTCAGAGTCTTCACTGAGAAGCAGTCGGATACACA AGAACTCGACGATGAAATCTCTGCAGAGTTGGGTGATGAG GATGAAATAACTGAAGATGATATTGATGACTCCTTCAAGTCCATGTTTGCCCAGTTAGCAGGAGAG GATATGGAGATTTCTATTCGTGAACTTAGGACCATTCTAAACAGAGTTGTCTGCCGCC ATAAAGATCTGAAGACTGATGGCTTCAGTATGGAATCTTGTAGGACCATGGTCAACTTGATGGAT AAAGATGGCAGTGCTCGTTTAGGGCTGGTTGAGTTTCAGATTCTGTGGAATAAAATCCGGAAATGGCTG GTCATTTTTAGACAATTTGACCTCGACAAGTCAGGGGCCATGAGCTCTTATGAGATGCGTCTTGCTGTAGAGGCGGCAG GTTTTAAACTGAATAACAGACTGAACCAGATTCTGGTAGCTCGGTATGCAGACAACGAGATTATCGATTTTGACAACTTCATCTGCTGCTTGGTCAAGCTCGAATCCATGTTTA gaGCTTTCCAGCAGCTTGATAAAGAGGGGTCAGGATTGGCTGAGATAACGCTAACAGAG TGGTTGTACCTGACCatgtgtggttga
- the mrpl14 gene encoding 39S ribosomal protein L14, mitochondrial gives MALPQLSTRLSGLLVCASSVAHQRTFSVSAVAAAIQKMTRVRVVDNSSLGNTLYHRPPRVIHVYTKNGVGKVGDRVLLAIKGQKKKAIIVGHKMPGAVMTPRFDSNNVVLIEDNGNPTGTRIKVPIPTHLRKIEGDNSKLLAIASSFV, from the exons ATGGCTCTTCCTCAGCTTTCAACCAGACTTTCTGGGCTCCTGGTTTGTGCTTCGTCTGTAGCCCATCAGAGGACCTTTAG TGTGTCAGCTGTTGCAGCAGCCATTCAGAAAATGACAAGAGTTCGTGTTGTGGATAACAGCTCTCTTGGAAACACACTGTATCACCGCCCACCAAGAGTAATCCACGTCTACACCAAGAATGGTGTGGGAAAAGTCGGTGATAGAGTGTTGCTTGCCATCAAAGGACAGAAGAAGAAGGCCATTATTGTTGGACACAAAATGCCTGGGGCAGTCATGACGCCGCGTTTTGATTCGAACAATGTTGTTTTGATTGAGGACAACGGGAACCCTACAGGAACAAGAATCAAGGTCCCCATACCCACACATCTCCGCAAGATAGAGGGGGACAACTCAAAACTGTTAGCAATTGCTAGTTCATTTGTATAA